From a region of the Ponticoccus alexandrii genome:
- a CDS encoding WD40 repeat domain-containing protein has protein sequence MTKHAAPPAMSLFDLIARTWDLGSAVRALRFNVIGSSVAVCLEDGTLAFLQMKDAEPPEMRMRTEADTGRMTIRPRSTALPHSIRTEKPLANPETGLCQVAQQGFVFVHRDGAEIWRATAKGQTLRVAKAGAGPVTALSALPDRQGILVARDRVLEVVSPENGASFGTVELAHNVQRIAPSPRADRTACWGGGHVTILRTDDLTPLSEIAVEGDPVCLEWSLDGRWLVGGGRDNALLLVDTEAGEDGRVAGFPAPVATVQFSAKAETMLASGGFRVVGWRCPDLPFGDNDGTPVETGKPGLTIVEAVAAHPTRALCAAGYANGLVTLCEIGKREEMMLLEGKADPVTALEWSPDGAHLAIGTASGKAAIATFPKAMFK, from the coding sequence ATGACCAAACACGCCGCACCGCCCGCAATGTCTCTGTTCGATCTGATCGCCCGGACCTGGGATCTGGGGTCCGCCGTCCGCGCGCTTCGCTTCAACGTCATCGGCTCATCGGTCGCGGTATGCCTTGAGGACGGCACGCTGGCGTTTCTTCAGATGAAGGATGCCGAACCCCCCGAGATGCGGATGCGCACCGAGGCCGACACAGGACGCATGACGATCCGTCCGCGCAGTACGGCCCTGCCCCATTCGATCCGGACTGAAAAACCGCTGGCCAATCCGGAGACGGGGCTCTGCCAGGTGGCGCAGCAGGGCTTCGTCTTCGTGCACCGCGACGGCGCCGAGATATGGCGCGCAACGGCCAAGGGGCAGACGCTGCGCGTTGCCAAGGCCGGCGCAGGCCCGGTCACCGCGCTTTCGGCGCTGCCGGACCGGCAGGGCATTCTTGTGGCGCGGGACCGTGTTCTGGAGGTCGTTTCCCCCGAGAACGGAGCATCCTTCGGGACGGTCGAGTTGGCCCATAACGTCCAGCGGATCGCCCCCTCGCCCCGCGCAGACCGGACCGCCTGCTGGGGTGGCGGGCATGTGACGATACTGCGGACGGACGATCTGACGCCGCTTTCGGAGATCGCCGTGGAAGGCGACCCGGTCTGCCTGGAATGGTCGTTGGACGGGCGATGGCTTGTCGGGGGGGGCCGGGACAATGCACTGCTGCTGGTCGACACCGAGGCGGGCGAAGACGGCCGGGTCGCCGGTTTCCCGGCGCCGGTCGCAACGGTCCAGTTCAGCGCCAAGGCAGAGACGATGCTGGCCTCTGGTGGCTTCCGGGTTGTCGGCTGGCGCTGTCCCGACCTGCCATTCGGCGACAACGACGGGACGCCCGTCGAGACCGGAAAGCCCGGCCTGACCATTGTCGAAGCGGTGGCCGCACATCCAACGCGCGCGCTTTGCGCCGCGGGCTATGCCAATGGGCTGGTCACGCTGTGCGAGATCGGCAAGCGCGAGGAAATGATGCTGCTAGAAGGCAAAGCAGATCCGGTGACCGCGCTCGAATGGTCGCCGGATGGCGCGCATCTGGCCATCGGAACCGCAAGCGGGAAAGCCGCAATCGCGACCTTTCCGAAAGCCATGTTCAAATAA